Proteins encoded within one genomic window of Gallus gallus isolate bGalGal1 chromosome 1, bGalGal1.mat.broiler.GRCg7b, whole genome shotgun sequence:
- the CHD4 gene encoding chromodomain-helicase-DNA-binding protein 4 isoform X8 — MASGIGSPSPCSGGSDDDEMEILLNNAIPQHQEHEEEPEEELLSEAETLKIKKKKKPKKLKEPKVPKLSKRQKKELGDSSGEGNEFVEEEEEVLRSDSEGSDYTPGKKKKKKLGPKKEKKSKAKRKEEEDEEEEDDDSKEPKSSAQLLEDWGMEDIDHIFTEEDYRTLTNYKAFSQFVRPLIAAKNPKIAVSKMMMVLGAKWREFSTNNPFKGSSGASVAAAAAAAVAVVESMVTNVDAVLPQPPVDVPLRKAKTKEGKGPNARRKPKGSPRIPDMKKPKTKKVAPLKIKLGGFGSKRKRSSSEDDDLDVESDFDDASINSYSVSDGSTSRSSRSRKKLKAGKKKKKGEEDSTVAVDGYETDHQDYCEVCQQGGEIILCDTCPRAYHMVCLDPDMEKAPEGKWSCPHCEKEGIQWEAKEDNSEGEEILEDVVGDAEEEDDHHMEFCRVCKDGGELLCCDACPSSYHIHCLNPPLPEIPNGEWLCPRCTCPALKGKVQKILIWKWGQPPVGPVPPRPPDADPNAPPPKPLEGRPERQFFVKWQGMSYWHCSWVSELQLELHCQVMFRNYQRKNDMDEPPSGDFGGEEEKSRKRKNKDPKYAEMEERFYRYGIKPEWMMIHRILNHSVDKKGNVHYLIKWRDLPYDQASWESEDVDIQDYDLYKQAYWNHRELMRGEEGRPGKKLKKVKMRKLERPPETPTVDPTVKYDRQPEYLDVTGGTLHPYQLEGLNWLRFSWAQGTDTILADEMGLGKTVQTAVFLYSLYKEGHSKGPFLVSAPLSTIINWEREFEMWAPDMYVVTYVGDKDSRAIIRENEFTFEDNAIRGGKKASRMKKEAAVKFHVLLTSYELITIDMAILGSIDWACLIVDEAHRLKNNQSKFFRVLNGYSLQHKLLLTGTPLQNNLEELFHLLNFLTPERFHNLEGFLEEFADIAKEDQIKKLHDMLGPHMLRRLKADVFKNMPSKTELIVRVELSPMQKKYYKYILTRNFEALNARGGGNQVSLLNVVMDLKKCCNHPYLFPVAAMEAPKMPNGMYDGSALIRASGKLLLLQKMLKNLKEGGHRVLIFSQMTKMLDLLEDFLEHEGYKYERIDGGITGNMRQEAIDRFNAPGAQQFCFLLSTRAGGLGINLATADTVIIYDSDWNPHNDIQAFSRAHRIGQNKKVMIYRFVTRASVEERITQVAKKKMMLTHLVVRPGLGSKTGSMSKQELDDILKFGTEELFKDEATEGGDNKEGEDSSVIHYDDKAIERLLDRNQDETEDTELQGMNEYLSSFKVAQYVVREEEMGEEEEVEREIIKQEESVDPDYWEKLLRHHYEQQQEDLARNLGKGKRIRKQVNYNDGSQEDRDWQDDQSDNQSDYSVASEEGDEDFDERSEARRPSRKGLRNDKDKPLPPLLARVGGNIEVLGFNARQRKAFLNAIMRYGMPPQDAFTTQWLVRDLRGKSEKEFKAYVSLFMRHLCEPGADGAETFADGVPREGLSRQHVLTRIGVMSLIRKKVQEFEHVNGRWSMPELAEIEENKKLSQPSSPSPKTPTPSTPGDTQPNTPAPVPPPEEGIKTEEGASNKEQGESAEPEKELSASANDTEVPMEQCAQPAETAPQEAKSPVNSTEADEKKEEPEVKERTDEPMEVESKADVEKVEDRAPTENTSEPPVITLDEKDEKKDDDKRDVVMLQNGEMLKESADERHKKAVKQRFMFNIADGGFTELHSLWQNEERAATVTKKTYEIWHRRHDYWLLAGIINHGYARWQDIQNDPRYAILNEPFKGEMNRGNFLEIKNKFLARRFKLLEQALVIEEQLRRAAYLNMSEDPTHPSMALNTRFAEVECLAESHQHLSKESMAGNKPANAVLHKVLKQLEELLSDMKADVTRLPATIARIPPVAVRLQMSERNILSRLANRSSEPPPPPPPQQVAQQQ, encoded by the exons AGCACGAAGAGGAGCCAGAAGAAGAGCTTCTGTCAGAGGCTGAGACGCTCAAAatcaaaaagaagaagaaacccAAGAAGCTAAAGGAACCCAAAGTGCCCAAACTCAGCAAGCGTCAGAAGAAGGAG cttgGGGACAGTTCTGGTGAGGGCAATGAGTttgtggaggaggaagaggaggttcTGCGCTCTGATAGCGAGGGCAGTGACTACACTcctgggaagaagaaaaagaagaaattagggccgaagaaggaaaagaaaagcaaagcaaaacgcaaggaggaagaagatgaggaggaagaagatgatgaCTCCAAG GAGCCAAAGTCATCTGCTCAGCTCCTGGAGGATTGGGGCATGGAAGATATTGATCATATCTTCACAGAGGAGGATTACCGCACCCTCACCAACTACAAAGCTTTCAGCCAGTTTGTCAG ACCACTTATCGCAGCCAAGAACCCTAAAATAGCTGTGTCGAAGATGATGATGGTACTGGGAGCCAAATGGAGGGAATTTAGCACAAATAACCCCTTCAAGGGAAGTTCAGgtgcatctgtggctgctgctgcagctgcagctgttgcaGTAGTGGAGAGTATGGTGACAAATGTGGATGCTGTGCTGCCGCAGCCCCCTGTAGATGTGCCTCTCAGGAAGGCCAAGACAAAGGAAGGCAAAG GACCCAATGCCCGGAGGAAGCCAAAGGGCAGTCCTCGTATTCCTGATATGAAGAAACCTAAAACAAAGAAAGTGGCACCTTTGAAGATCAAACTGGGAGGATTTGGTTCCAAGCGTAAAAGGTCATCG AGTGAAGATGATGACCTGGATGTGGAGTCAGACTTTGACGATGCCAGCATCAACAGCTACTCTGTTTCAGATGGATCTACAAGTCGCAGTAGCCGCAGTCGTAAAAAACtcaaagctggaaaaaagaaaaagaaag GTGAGGAGGACTCCACAGTGGCTGTGGATGGCTATGAGACTGATCACCAGGACTACTGTGAGGTgtgccagcagggaggagaaatCATACTGTGTGACACTTGTCCTCGTGCCTACCACATGGTTTGCCTGGACCCAGACATGGAGAAAGCCCCAGAGGGCAAATGGAGCTGCCCGCACTGT GAAAAAGAGGGCATTCAGTGGGAAGCAAAGGAGGATAACTCTGAAGGTGAAGAGATCCTGGAAGATGTTGTGGGAGATGCTGAAGAGGAAGATGACCACCATATGGAGTTCTGTAGAGTCTGCAAGGATggaggagagctgctgtgctgtgatgcATGTCCTTCATCCTATCACATCCACTGTCTGAATCCCCCATTGCCAGAGATTCCCAATGGCGAGTGGCTGTGTCCTCGCTGCACT TGTCCAGCTCTGAAAGGAAAGGTTCAGAAGATCTTGATCTGGAAATGGGGTCAGCCCCCAGTTGGCCCTGTACCACCACGTCCACCTGATGCAGATCCTAATGCACCTCCTCCTAAGCCTCTGGAGGGTCGACCTGAAAGGCAGTTCTTTGTCAAATGGCAGGGCATGTCCTACTGGCACTGCTCTTGGGTGTCAGAGTTGCAG CTGGAGCTGCACTGTCAGGTAATGTTTCGAAATTACCAACGCAAGAACGATATGGATGAGCCACCTTCAGGGGACTTtggaggggaagaggagaaaagtcgtaagagaaaaaacaaggaCCCCAAATATGCTGAAATGGAGGAACGCTTCTATCGATATGGGATCAAACCGGAGTGGATGATGATCCATAGAATCCTTAATCATAG tGTGGATAAGAAGGGGAATGTCCACTATTTGATTAAATGGAGAGACCTACCCTATGACCAGGCATCATGGGAAAGCGAGGATGTGGATATCCAAGATTATGACCTTTACAAGCAAGCCTACTGGAATCACAG GGAGCTGATGAGGGGTGAAGAAGGAAGGCCTGGTAAGAAGCTAAAGAAAGTGAAGATGCGTAAACTGGAAAGGCCCCCTGAAACTCCAACAGTAGAT CCAACAGTGAAGTATGACCGGCAGCCAGAGTACCTTGATGTAACAGGGGGAACCTTGCATCCTTACCAACTGGAAGGACTGAACTGGCTGCGATTCTCTTGGGCCCAGGGCACGGATACAATCTTAGCTGATGAAATGGGTCTGGGAAAGACTGTGCAGACAGCTGTGTTCCTGTATTCCTTATACAAAGAG GGCCACTCAAAGGGACCCTTCTTGGTGAGTGCCCCCCTCTCCACAATCATCAACTGGGAACGAGAATTTGAGATGTGGGCGCCAGATATGTATGTAGTGACCTATGTTGGGGACAAAGACAGTCGAGCAATCATCCGTGAGAATGAGTTCACTTTTGAGGACAATGCCATACGTGGAGGCAAAAAAGCATCCAGAATGAAG AAGGAGGCAGCTGTGAAGTTCCATGTTCTTCTCACTTCTTATGAGTTGATCACAATTGATATGGCCATACTGGGATCTATTGACTGGGCATGTCTCATTGTAGATGAAGCTCATCGACTGAAGAACAATCAGTCTAAG TTCTTTCGTGTGCTGAATGGTTATTCCCTGCAGCATAAGCTGCTGCTTACGGGAACTCCTCTGCAGAACAACCTGGAAGAACTGTTTCACCTACTGAACTTCCTGACACCAGAGAGATTCCA taatTTGGAGGGCTTCTTAGAAGAGTTTGCAGATATTGCCAAGGAAGATCAGATCAAGAAGCTACATGACATGCTGGGCCCGCACATGCTGAGACGCCTCAAAGCTGATGTTTTCAAGAACATGCCTTCTAAGACTGAGCTTATTGTCAGAGTGGAGTTGAGTCCTATGCAGAA gaaatactataaatatattttgacaAGGAACTTTGAGGCACTGAATGCACGTGGTGGTGGTAACCAAGTTTCATTACTCAATGTTGTTATGGATCTGAAGAAGTGCTGTAACCACCCCTACCTCTTTCCTGTGGCTGCTATG GAAGCTCCAAAAATGCCAAATGGCATGTATGATGGTAGTGCTCTTATTCGAGCATCTGGAaagttgctgctgctccagaagaTGTTAAAGAATCTCAAGGAAGGAGGTCACAGAGTGCTCATATTCTCTCAG ATGACTAAAATGTTAGACCTTTTGGAAGACTTTCTGGAACATGAAGGATACAAATACGAGCGGATTGATGGAGGAATCACAGGAAACATGCGTCAAGAGGCTATTGATCGCTTTAATG CTCCTGGTGCtcagcagttctgctttctcctttcaaCTCGAGCTGGGGGTCTTGGTATTAACTTGGCCACAGCAGATACTGTGATTATTTATGATTCAGACTGGAACCCGCACAATGATATCCAG GCCTTCAGCCGTGCACATAGAATTGGACAGAACAAGAAAGTAATGATATACCGCTTTGTGACAAGAGCATCAGTGGAGGAGCGCATCactcaggtggccaagaagaaaatgatgctAACTCATCTGGTAGTGAGACCAGGGCTGGGCTCCAAGACAGGCTCCATGTCCAAACAGGAACTTGATGACATTCTCAAATTTGGTACTGAAGAGCTCTTCAAGGATGAGGCTACGGAGGGGG GGGATAACAAAGAAGGTGAAGATAGCAGTGTTATCCACTATGATGACAAAGCAATTGAGCGTCTGTTGGATCGGAACCAGGATGAAACAGAAGACACGGAACTTCAGGGCATGAATGAGTATCTCAGCTCTTTCAAAGTGGCCCAGTATGTGGTTCGTGAAGAGGAGATGGGG gaggaagaagaagtgGAACGAGAGATTATTAAGCAGGAAGAGTCGGTGGATCCCGATTACTGGGAGAAACTGCTCCGCCACCATTATGAGCAGCAACAGGAGGATCTGGCTAGGAATCTGGGCAAGGGCAAACGTATTCGCAAGCAAGTTAACTACAATGATGGCTCACAGGAGGATAGAG actgGCAAGATGACCAGTCAGATAATCAGTCAGACTATTCAGTTGCTTCTGAAGAAGGAGATGAGGACTTTGATGAGAGATCTGAAG CTCGTCGGCCTAGCCGCAAAGGCCTGAGAAATGATAAGGATAAGCCCCTGCCTCCTTTACTTGCTCGAGTGGGAGGGAACATTGAG GTCTTGGGTTTCAATGCCCGCCAGAGAAAAGCCTTTCTCAATGCTATCATGCGCTATGGAATGCCACCTCAGGATGCATTCACCACTCAGTGGCTTGTTCGGGACCTCCGTGGCAAGTCAGAGAAAGAGTTCAA GGCCTATGTCTCACTGTTCATGCGCCATTTATGTGAACCTGGAGCTGATGGTGCAGAGACGTTTGCAGATGGGGTCCCACGGGAAGGTCTTTCTCGACAGCATGTCCTTACTCGCATTGGGGTCATGTCACTTATACGCAAAAAG GTGCAGGAATTTGAGCATGTGAATGGCCGCTGGAGTATGCCAGAACTGGCAGAGATAGAGGAGAACAAGAAACTTTCTCAGCCAAGCTCACCCTCTCCCAAAACACCAACTCCTTCAACACCAGGGGATACTCAGCCAAATACACCTGCCCCTGTCCCTCCTCCTG AAGAGGGAATAAAGACAGAAGAAGGAGCCAGTAACAAGGAACAAGGAGAATCTGCTGAACCAGAGAAAGAACTCAGTGCCTCTGCTAATGACACAGAGGTCCCTATGGAG cagtgtgcccagccTGCAGAGACAGCACCACAGGAAGCCAAATCCCCAGTGAACTCCACAGAAgcagatgagaagaaagaagaaccAGAGGTGAAGGAAAGAACAGATGAGCCAATGGAAGTGGAAAGCAAAG CTGATGTGGAGAAAGTGGAAGACAGAGCACCTACTGAGAATACCTCTGAACCCCCTGTAATCACTTTGGATGAGAAAG ATGAGAAAAAGGACGATGATAAGAGAGATGTGGTGATGCTGCAGAATGGAGAGATGCTGAAAGAGTCAGCAGATGAAAGGCACAAAAAGGCAGTAAAGCAACGGTTCATGTTCAACATAGCTGATGGTGGCTTCACAG AATTACACTCCCTCTGGCAGAACGAAGAGCGGGCTGCAACTGTCACGAAGAAGACATATGAGATCTGGCATCGGCGTCATGACTACTGGCTACTTGCTGGAATTATCAA TCATGGCTATGCCCGTTGGCAAGATATTCAGAATGATCCGCGTTACGCCATCCTCAATGAACCCTTCAAGGGGGAGATGAACAGGGGTAACTTCCtggaaataaagaacaaattCTTAGCAAGGAGATTCAAG CTCCTGGAGCAAGCACTGGTGATTGAGGAGCAGTTGCGGCGAGCTGCCTATCTGAATATGTCAGAAGACCCCACTCACCCCTCAATGGCTCTGAACACACGTTTTGCGGAGGTGGAGTGCCTGGCTGAGAGTCACCAGCATCTATCCAAGGAGTCAATGGCCGGGAATAAGCCTGCCaatgctgtgctgcacaaag TTCTGAAGCAGCTAGAGGAGCTTCTGAGTGACATGAAGGCAGACGTGACACGCTTGCCTGCCACTATTGCCCGTATCCCGCCGGTGGCAGTGCGCCTGCAGATGTCAGAACGCAACATCCTCAGCAGGCTCGCCAACCGCAGCAGTGAGCCCCCTCCACCGCCCCCTCCCCAACAA GTGGCGCAGCAGCAGTGA